The Agelaius phoeniceus isolate bAgePho1 chromosome 34, bAgePho1.hap1, whole genome shotgun sequence genome includes a window with the following:
- the LOC143696360 gene encoding antigen peptide transporter 2-like — protein sequence MALPRAGLLPGVLLVADALALVLLAPLVPLLAPLGVLGLWLEAALRLPVLAAATRLPAPRRPSGAAAAAAALTAAATPAVFGTFRSLLGPPGAGPGLLAAAAPAWLGVTHAAAALAVLAWAAPPAPGSVTESPGGAPKAPGSLRRALALTWEERNVLGAAVLCLVMAVVGEMAGPYVTGKVLDAIGNGDGVTAGAVGMVAAAGATSVLFSGGRGSLFMLLMARLRQSLSLRLFSHLVHQDLDFFQGTPAAELLAQFSMEVPRVCRAVPSGANQLLRSLVMALVVGVFMVGLAPGLALLALLEVPLGIATRRIQSTRKQALQRSMLEASARTAAGVQESVAAIETIRTFSAEEEEEEQHRRNLDKELRLKEQIELELAIFTLVYRVIELAIRVMVLFRSHQQLREGSITPGVLVTFLLYQERVGSHVQVLLYGFNEFLTNAAAGQKIWEYLDRKPTGNVGGTREPPELQGHVTFQKVSFAYPGNPERPVLKDVSFEARSGEVTALAGPNGSGKSTAVALLERLRDPGSGTVLLDGIPLPEYEHRYLHRKVVLVEQDPVLFSGTIRENILLGLEHCGESELQEAATAAGAMDLIQGLEQGWDTEVGERGGRLAAGERRRVALARALLRRPAVLILDEALDDGDDGAAQRWVRSGLARTVLVVSHRPRVLDGADRLVVLERGAVMETGTPAELRERRGAYSRLLLGGGSTGQPEPPGMGSKQGAASGRE from the exons CCTGCTGGTGGCCGACGCCctggccctggtgctgctggcgcCGCTGGTGCCGCTGCTGGCGCCGCTGGGCGTGCTGGGCCTGTGGCTCGAGGCCGCCCTGCGCTTGCCCGTCCTGGCCGCGGCCACCCGCCTGCCGGCCCCTCGCCGCCCctccggagccgccgccgccgcggccgcccTCACGGCCGCCGCCACCCCCGCGGTGTTCGGAACCTTCCGGAGCCTCCTGGGGCCGCCCGGCGCCGGCCCGGGGCTGTTGGCGGCCGCGGCGCCCGCCTGGCTCGGGGTCACCCACGCCGCTGCCGCCCTGGCCGTGCTGGCCTGGGCCGCGCCGCCGGCCCCCGGCAGCGTCACCGAGAGCCCCGGAGGCGCCCCCAAGGCTCCCGGCAGCCTCCGGCGCGCTCTGGCACTGACCTGGGAGGAGCGGAACGTCCTTGGAGCTGCCGTCCTCTGCCTCGTGATGGCCGTCGTTG GGGAGATGGCAGGGCCATACGTCACCGGGAAGGTGCTGGATGCCATCGGGAATGGAGATGGAGTCACCGCCGGAGCTGTCGGGATGGTGGCGGCTGCTGGAGCCACAAG TGTGCTGTTTTCTGGGGGCCGGGGGTCTCTCTTCATGCTGTTGATGGCGCGTCTCCGTCAGAGCCTGAGCCTCCGGCTCTTCTCCCACCTGGTGCACCAAGACCTGGACTTCTTCCAGGGAACACCAGCAG ctgagctcctggCTCAGTTTTCCATGGAAGTGCCCCGGGTGTGCAGGGCAGTACCGAGTGGAGCCAACCAGCTGCTCCGGAGCCTGGTGATGGCCCTGGTGGTGGGGGTGTTCATGGTGGGGCTGGCAccggggctggcactgctggcactgctggaggtGCCCCTTGGAATCGCCACCCGCCGCATCCAGAGCACCCGCAAACAG GCACTTCAGCGATCCATGCTGGAAGCATCCGCCCGCACAGCCGCCGGGGTGCAGGAATCCGTTGCTGCCATCGAGACCATCCGGACCTTTTCggccgaggaggaggaggaggagcagcacaggcgTAACCTGGACAAGGAGCTGAGGCTGAAGGAGCAGATAGAGCTGGAGCTGGCAATCTTCACCCTTGTCTACAGG GTGATCGAACTGGCCATCCGGGTCATGGTGCTCTTCCggagccaccagcagctccGCGAGGGATCCATCACTCCTGGGGTCCTCGTCACCTTCCTGCTGTACCAGGAGAGAGTTGGTAGCCATGTCCAG gtgctgctctACGGCTTCAACGAATTCCTGACCAACGCAGCTGCTGGACAGAAGATCTGGGAATACCTGGATCGGAAACCCACGGGGAACGTCGGGGGGACGCGGGAGCCCCCCGAGCTTCAGGGCCACGTCACTTTCCAGAAGGTCTCCTTCGCATATCCTGGGAATCCAGAGcgccctgtgctgaag GACGTGAGCTTCGAGGCGCGCTCCGGGGAGGTGACGGCGCTGGCGGGGCCCAACGGCAGCGGGAAGAGCACGGCCGTGGCGCTGCTGGAGCGGCTGCGGGACCCCGGCAGCGGGACGGTGCTGCTGGATGGGATCCCGCTGCCGGAATACGAGCACCGGTACCTGCACCGCAAG GTGGTGCTGGTGGAGCAGGATCCCGTCCTGTTTTCTGGAACGATCCGTGAGAAcatcctgctggggctggagcactgcGGAGagtcagagctgcaggaggccgccactgctgctggagccatGGACCTcatccaggggctggagcagggctgggacactg AGGTCGGGGAGCGTGGGGGGCGGCTGGCggcgggcgagcggcgccgTGTGGCCCTGGCCCGGGCTCTGCTCCGGCGCCCGGCCGTGCTCATCCTCGACGAGGCACTGGACGATGGAGATGACGGAGCG GCACAGCGCTGGGTGCGCTCTGGGCTGGCCCGGACCGTGCTGGTCGTGTCCCACCGGCCGCGGGTGCTGGATGGGGCCGATCGCCTGGTGGTGCTGGAGCGTGGAGCTGTGATGGAGACAGGAACACCCGCGGAGCTGCGGGAACGCCGCGGCGCCTACAGCCGCCTGCTCCTTGGAGGAGGCAGCACTGGGCAGCCCGAGCCCCCCGGGATGGGCAGCAAGCAGGGGGCTGCATCTGGCAGGGAATAA